Proteins encoded in a region of the Saccharothrix ecbatanensis genome:
- a CDS encoding zf-HC2 domain-containing protein: MTDLRGWQLPEQHLLPDAVVAFVDGELSASAHSRASAHLARCPFCAAEAYSQQQARSAVRAADAPCAPAGLLARLGAIPQEVELPSAPDGLAVTEDGQLVTVQRPDRVAFGGGPVLGQSRPFGTGGASRFGGRRARHGAGVVVSGLMLGALVLVAPGSEDTSPPPAQGNTPEPTPAVAPSLAGTSHQQMGVLRPVVDPGLGR, translated from the coding sequence ATGACCGACCTGCGAGGTTGGCAACTGCCCGAGCAGCACCTGCTGCCCGACGCGGTCGTCGCCTTCGTCGACGGCGAGCTGTCCGCCTCGGCGCACTCCAGGGCGTCCGCGCACTTGGCGCGCTGCCCGTTCTGCGCCGCCGAGGCGTACTCCCAGCAGCAGGCCCGTTCCGCGGTGCGCGCCGCCGACGCGCCGTGCGCCCCCGCCGGGCTCCTGGCCAGGCTGGGCGCGATCCCGCAGGAAGTGGAGCTGCCCAGCGCGCCGGACGGCCTCGCGGTCACGGAGGACGGCCAGCTCGTCACCGTGCAGCGGCCCGACCGGGTCGCGTTCGGCGGCGGTCCCGTGTTGGGCCAGAGCCGCCCTTTCGGGACAGGCGGCGCAAGCCGCTTCGGAGGTAGGCGGGCCCGCCACGGTGCGGGTGTCGTCGTCTCCGGCCTCATGCTCGGCGCCCTCGTGCTCGTCGCACCCGGCAGCGAGGACACCTCGCCGCCGCCCGCTCAGGGCAACACCCCGGAGCCCACGCCGGCCGTCGCGCCGTCGCTGGCGGGCACCAGCCACCAGCAGATGGGCGTGCTGCGCCCCGTGGTGGACCCCGGCCTCGGCCGCTGA
- a CDS encoding S1C family serine protease: MSEPEQGNGIPRSGIDDGANRRLAPRPLNRPPVDSGQAAVFGRPQGVPGAFSADRPSLNGNGAVQFAPPPPEALSTAFGRPQGDPDTRLQRPPVDLNGEPEVEPVFWEGKPAGDAWRDPAASAVIGPPAVTEQPDTETKPESPAGPQLSIPELLFGRRVKPMALVLLMVAALLIGTGGGVVGWLLGRVGNPLTDGGVTLAEVKPGKERPVGSVADIAQRVTPSVVSIEFKGANVAGVGSGVVIDGEGYVLTNDHVVAPAVQDTSAKLTVVFTDGKRAVAQVVGRDSKTDLAVIKVEVDNPTVLQFGDSDALAVGDTVLAIGSPLSLSNTVTEGIVSALHRPVTAAGDNGGPQITYDAIQTDAAINPGNSGGALVDSSGALVGINSSIRTETGGSVGLGFAISGNYARKVSQALIRDGEVKHADMNINVRSASAETAEGAQVQNVPEGGAADAAGIEEGDVITRVGDRMVRNAAELTVAVRNHEIGETVPVVLARQGRELTVQVTLRSD, translated from the coding sequence ATGAGCGAGCCAGAGCAGGGCAACGGGATCCCCCGGTCGGGCATTGACGACGGGGCGAACCGCAGGCTCGCACCCCGCCCGCTCAACCGCCCGCCGGTCGACTCCGGCCAGGCGGCCGTGTTCGGCAGGCCGCAGGGCGTTCCGGGCGCGTTCTCCGCCGACCGGCCGAGCCTCAACGGCAACGGCGCCGTCCAGTTCGCGCCACCGCCGCCGGAAGCGCTGTCCACGGCGTTCGGCCGGCCCCAAGGCGACCCGGACACCCGCTTGCAGCGCCCGCCCGTCGACCTGAACGGCGAGCCCGAGGTCGAGCCCGTCTTCTGGGAGGGCAAGCCGGCGGGTGACGCCTGGCGCGACCCGGCCGCGTCGGCCGTCATCGGCCCGCCCGCGGTCACCGAGCAGCCCGACACCGAGACCAAGCCCGAGTCGCCGGCCGGTCCGCAGCTCAGCATCCCCGAACTCCTGTTCGGTCGACGCGTGAAGCCGATGGCCCTGGTCCTGCTGATGGTGGCCGCACTCCTGATCGGCACGGGCGGCGGTGTGGTCGGGTGGCTGCTCGGCCGCGTCGGCAACCCGCTCACCGACGGCGGCGTCACGCTCGCCGAGGTCAAGCCCGGCAAGGAACGCCCGGTCGGCTCGGTCGCCGACATCGCCCAACGCGTCACGCCCAGCGTCGTGTCGATCGAGTTCAAGGGCGCCAACGTGGCCGGCGTCGGCTCCGGCGTGGTGATCGACGGCGAAGGCTACGTGCTGACCAACGACCACGTGGTCGCACCGGCCGTGCAGGACACGTCCGCGAAGCTGACCGTCGTCTTCACGGACGGCAAGAGGGCCGTGGCGCAGGTCGTCGGCCGCGACTCCAAGACCGACCTCGCGGTGATCAAGGTCGAGGTGGACAACCCGACCGTGCTCCAGTTCGGCGACTCGGACGCGTTGGCCGTCGGCGACACCGTGCTGGCCATCGGCTCGCCGCTGTCCCTGTCGAACACCGTGACGGAGGGCATCGTCAGCGCCCTGCACCGCCCTGTGACGGCGGCCGGTGACAACGGCGGCCCGCAGATCACCTACGACGCGATCCAGACCGACGCGGCCATCAACCCCGGCAACTCGGGCGGCGCGCTGGTCGACTCGTCCGGCGCGCTGGTGGGCATCAACTCGTCGATCCGGACCGAGACCGGCGGCTCGGTCGGCCTCGGCTTCGCCATCTCCGGCAACTACGCGCGCAAGGTGTCGCAGGCCCTCATCCGCGACGGCGAGGTCAAGCACGCCGACATGAACATCAACGTGCGGTCGGCGTCGGCGGAGACGGCGGAAGGCGCGCAGGTGCAGAACGTCCCCGAAGGCGGCGCCGCCGACGCGGCCGGCATCGAGGAGGGCGACGTGATCACCCGCGTCGGCGACCGGATGGTGCGCAACGCCGCGGAGTTGACCGTCGCGGTAAGGAACCATGAAATCGGCGAGACGGTGCCGGTCGTGCTGGCCAGGCAGGGCCGAGAGCTGACCGTGCAGGTCACACTGCGGTCCGACTGA
- the tatB gene encoding Sec-independent protein translocase protein TatB, whose amino-acid sequence MFDSIGWVEILLIIVAGLFILGPERLPAAAGWVGKTIRQVRDYATGAREQLKQEMGPEFEQLRKPLEDLRELRNFDPKRAITKHLWDDDPADKPNGHPVTPQPAVDRERPLAQGERPPFDPDAT is encoded by the coding sequence GTGTTCGACAGCATCGGTTGGGTTGAAATCCTGCTCATCATCGTCGCGGGCCTGTTCATCCTCGGCCCGGAACGACTGCCGGCGGCGGCCGGCTGGGTCGGCAAGACGATCCGCCAGGTCCGCGACTACGCGACCGGCGCGCGCGAGCAGTTGAAGCAGGAGATGGGACCGGAGTTCGAGCAGCTGCGCAAGCCGCTGGAAGACCTGCGGGAACTGCGGAACTTCGACCCGAAGCGCGCCATCACCAAGCACCTGTGGGACGACGACCCGGCCGACAAGCCGAACGGCCACCCGGTCACGCCCCAGCCGGCCGTGGACCGCGAACGTCCCCTGGCCCAGGGCGAGCGCCCGCCGTTCGACCCCGACGCCACCTGA
- a CDS encoding SRPBCC domain-containing protein, whose amino-acid sequence MGFPDRIERTVDITRPPRDVWAALTTAEGLGTWLGNRTATIDLRPGGLANVEWTDGNSATLRVERVEEPTSFAFTWSIHGMPEDDLRRTYVEFTLEPVGTGTRLKVVESGFAQLPEDRHGKSFEAHSAGWTHELGELVDYVDAA is encoded by the coding sequence ATGGGTTTTCCTGACCGCATCGAACGGACCGTGGACATCACCCGCCCCCCGCGCGACGTCTGGGCGGCGCTGACCACGGCCGAGGGCCTGGGCACCTGGTTGGGCAACCGCACGGCGACGATCGACCTCCGTCCGGGCGGGTTGGCCAACGTCGAGTGGACCGACGGCAACTCGGCCACGCTCAGGGTCGAACGGGTCGAGGAGCCGACGTCGTTCGCCTTCACCTGGAGCATCCACGGCATGCCCGAGGACGACCTCCGCCGCACCTACGTCGAGTTCACCCTCGAACCGGTCGGCACGGGCACCCGGCTGAAGGTCGTCGAGTCCGGTTTCGCCCAGCTGCCCGAGGACCGCCACGGCAAGTCGTTCGAGGCACACAGCGCCGGGTGGACGCACGAGCTGGGTGAACTCGTCGACTACGTCGATGCCGCCTGA
- a CDS encoding ArsR/SmtB family transcription factor, producing the protein MPPDDTEAVAERVFTALADPTRRSILSTLAAAGPATATDLAARLPISRQAIAKHLALLSDAGLVTAEQGERRRVRYRVRSAPMRVAQQFLALLARDWDSTLDALKDHLERNSAVPMADQPE; encoded by the coding sequence ATGCCGCCTGACGACACCGAGGCGGTCGCCGAACGGGTCTTCACCGCCCTGGCGGACCCGACCCGGCGCTCGATCCTGTCCACCCTCGCCGCCGCGGGCCCGGCCACGGCCACGGACCTGGCCGCCCGCCTGCCGATCAGCCGGCAGGCGATCGCCAAACACCTGGCGCTGCTGTCCGACGCCGGCCTGGTCACGGCCGAACAGGGCGAGCGGCGCCGGGTGCGCTACCGGGTGCGCTCCGCGCCCATGCGCGTCGCGCAGCAGTTCCTCGCATTGCTGGCCCGCGACTGGGACAGCACACTCGATGCGCTGAAGGACCACCTCGAACGGAACTCCGCCGTGCCCATGGCGGATCAACCCGAATAG
- a CDS encoding Mrp/NBP35 family ATP-binding protein has protein sequence MAVPTTSSKGVPVTLPSVDDVQKALAGVQDPEIRRPITDLGMVKGVVVGDDGVVDVAVFLTVSGCPLRDKITADVTAAVTALEGVTGVRVELDVMSDAQRTELRKSLRGGVEEPVIPFAQPGSLTRVYCVASGKGGVGKSSVTVNLAVAMAARGLSVGVVDADIYGHSIPRMLGTDAKPTQVEKMIMPPQAHGVKLISIGMFTPGNAPVVWRGPMLHRALQQFLADVFWGDLDVLLLDLPPGTGDIAISVAQLVPNAEILVVTTPQQAAAEVAERAGAIALQTRQRVAGVIENMSWLELPDGTRMDVFGAGGGQAVADSLTQAVGADVPLLGQVPLDPRVREQGDSGTPIVLAHPDSPAGQVLTAVAGKLSTRSRGLAGRLLNVTPAGR, from the coding sequence ATGGCGGTCCCCACCACATCTTCCAAAGGCGTTCCAGTGACTCTTCCCTCCGTTGACGACGTGCAGAAGGCGTTGGCCGGTGTGCAGGACCCGGAGATCCGGCGCCCCATCACCGACCTCGGCATGGTCAAGGGCGTCGTGGTCGGTGACGACGGGGTAGTGGACGTGGCGGTGTTCCTGACCGTCTCCGGCTGCCCGCTGCGCGACAAGATCACCGCCGACGTGACCGCCGCCGTGACCGCGCTCGAAGGCGTGACCGGCGTCCGCGTCGAGCTCGACGTGATGAGCGACGCGCAGCGCACCGAGCTGCGCAAGTCGCTGCGCGGCGGCGTCGAAGAACCGGTGATCCCGTTCGCCCAGCCCGGGTCGTTGACGCGCGTGTACTGCGTGGCGTCGGGCAAGGGCGGTGTCGGCAAGTCGTCGGTGACGGTGAACCTGGCCGTCGCGATGGCCGCGCGCGGGCTGTCCGTCGGCGTGGTGGACGCCGACATCTACGGCCACTCGATCCCGCGGATGCTGGGCACGGACGCCAAGCCCACCCAGGTCGAGAAGATGATCATGCCGCCGCAGGCGCACGGCGTGAAGCTGATCTCGATCGGCATGTTCACGCCGGGCAACGCGCCGGTCGTGTGGCGCGGCCCGATGCTGCACCGGGCGTTGCAGCAGTTCCTGGCGGACGTGTTCTGGGGCGACCTGGACGTGCTGCTGCTCGACCTGCCGCCGGGCACCGGCGACATCGCCATCTCGGTGGCGCAGCTCGTGCCGAACGCGGAGATCCTGGTCGTGACGACGCCGCAGCAGGCCGCGGCCGAGGTGGCCGAGCGGGCCGGCGCGATCGCGTTGCAGACGCGGCAGCGGGTGGCCGGCGTCATCGAGAACATGTCGTGGCTGGAGCTGCCGGACGGGACGCGGATGGACGTGTTCGGCGCCGGTGGCGGGCAGGCCGTGGCCGACTCGCTCACCCAGGCCGTCGGCGCGGACGTGCCGCTGCTGGGCCAGGTGCCGCTCGACCCGCGGGTGCGGGAGCAGGGCGACTCGGGCACGCCGATCGTGCTGGCGCACCCCGACTCGCCCGCCGGCCAGGTGCTGACGGCCGTGGCGGGCAAGCTGTCGACCCGTTCACGCGGGCTCGCCGGGCGGCTGCTGAACGTCACCCCGGCCGGGCGCTGA
- a CDS encoding MarR family winged helix-turn-helix transcriptional regulator, which yields MPETGSARLPTRTELGVWRSFLRAHARLTRILEAELIAEQRLSLAAYDVLVQLAEAPLYRLRMTELADAVLLSRSGVTRLVDRLERAGLVLRERADGDGRGVVAVLTQQGLDRLRTASGTHLTGVVRHFAEVFDHSELEAFGRTCDRLGTAEP from the coding sequence GTGCCGGAAACCGGATCTGCCCGGTTGCCCACCCGTACCGAGCTGGGGGTGTGGCGATCCTTTCTCCGGGCGCACGCGAGGCTCACTCGGATTCTGGAAGCCGAACTGATCGCCGAGCAACGCCTGTCGCTCGCGGCCTACGACGTCCTGGTCCAGCTCGCCGAGGCGCCGCTGTACCGACTGCGCATGACCGAGCTGGCGGACGCCGTGCTCCTGTCCCGCTCCGGCGTGACCAGACTGGTGGACCGCCTCGAACGCGCGGGCCTGGTGCTGCGGGAACGCGCCGACGGCGACGGGCGCGGCGTGGTGGCGGTGCTCACCCAGCAGGGGCTGGACCGGCTGCGCACCGCGTCCGGCACGCACCTCACGGGTGTGGTGCGCCACTTCGCCGAGGTTTTCGACCACAGCGAGCTGGAGGCGTTCGGCCGGACGTGCGACCGGCTCGGCACGGCTGAGCCCTGA
- a CDS encoding DUF1003 domain-containing protein, whose product MPELLPRRRLDQPRTEGRFRLSLDPEAFGRFSERLARFLGTGKFLFWQTLMVIVWITLNLFAVTLRWDPYPFILLNLAFSTQAAYAAPLILLAQNRQDDRDRVSLEEDRARAAQTKADTEYLARELAALRIAVGEVATRDYLRSELERVFRDRDRDRKRSGKEGGKEGKSPGKNPGKDSVKGDVSSS is encoded by the coding sequence ATGCCTGAGCTGCTGCCGCGCCGACGGCTCGACCAGCCGCGCACGGAAGGCCGGTTCCGGCTGTCGCTGGACCCGGAGGCGTTCGGGCGGTTCTCCGAACGGCTGGCCAGGTTCCTCGGCACCGGGAAGTTCCTGTTCTGGCAGACGCTGATGGTGATCGTGTGGATCACGCTGAACCTGTTCGCGGTGACGCTGCGCTGGGACCCGTACCCGTTCATCCTGCTCAACCTGGCGTTCTCCACCCAGGCCGCGTACGCCGCGCCGCTGATCCTGCTCGCGCAGAACCGGCAGGACGACCGGGACCGGGTGTCGCTGGAGGAGGACCGGGCACGGGCCGCGCAGACCAAGGCGGACACCGAGTACCTGGCACGCGAGCTGGCCGCGCTGCGGATCGCCGTCGGCGAGGTGGCGACCCGCGACTACCTGCGCAGCGAGCTGGAGCGCGTGTTCCGCGACCGCGACCGCGATCGCAAGCGCTCGGGCAAAGAGGGCGGTAAAGAAGGCAAAAGCCCAGGCAAGAACCCGGGCAAGGACTCGGTGAAGGGCGACGTGTCCTCGTCCTGA
- a CDS encoding magnesium transporter MgtE N-terminal domain-containing protein, with protein MVAVNRVFAAQLAGLPVFGPDGESIGKVRDLVIGLRVDRQPPRVLGLVLELATRRRIFVPMLRVTSIEPNAVTLATGSVNLRQFHQRTNEVLVVGELLDARVTLSDGRAAVLVDAAMEPTRTRDWRMTRVAVRERTGRLARRGPVQVLHWEDLTGLSVTELAGQPQGAQHLVAVFETMRAADVALALHSLPFKRRYEVAEALDDERLADVIEELGEEDQKDLLAYLDDERAADILEAMDPDDAADLLSELPEGEKDRLLELMEPEESEPVRRLLEYSYDTAGGLMTPEPVVLAPDATVAEALAHVRNPDLTPALASMVFVCRPPTATPTGRYLGCVHIQRLLREPPSSLVAGVLDLDLATLSPNASLSDVTRYFAAYNLVCGPVVDESDHLLGAVTVDDVLDHLLPANWRETGLTHA; from the coding sequence GTGGTCGCCGTGAACCGGGTCTTCGCCGCCCAACTAGCCGGGCTGCCGGTGTTCGGACCCGACGGGGAATCCATCGGCAAGGTCCGTGACCTGGTCATCGGCCTGCGCGTGGACCGCCAGCCGCCGCGCGTCCTCGGCCTGGTGCTGGAGCTGGCGACCCGCCGCCGCATCTTCGTGCCGATGCTGCGGGTCACCTCCATCGAACCGAACGCGGTGACGCTCGCCACCGGTTCCGTCAACCTGCGCCAGTTCCACCAGCGCACCAACGAAGTGCTGGTCGTCGGCGAACTGCTGGACGCCCGCGTCACGCTCTCCGACGGCCGGGCCGCGGTGCTGGTGGACGCCGCCATGGAACCCACCCGCACCCGCGACTGGCGGATGACCAGGGTCGCCGTCCGCGAACGCACCGGGCGGCTGGCCAGGCGCGGACCGGTGCAGGTGCTGCACTGGGAGGACCTGACCGGCCTGTCGGTGACCGAGCTGGCGGGCCAGCCGCAGGGCGCGCAGCACCTGGTCGCGGTCTTCGAGACGATGCGCGCGGCCGACGTGGCGCTGGCCCTGCACAGCCTGCCGTTCAAACGCCGCTACGAGGTGGCCGAGGCGCTGGACGACGAACGGCTCGCCGACGTGATCGAGGAGTTGGGCGAGGAGGACCAGAAGGACCTCTTGGCCTACCTGGACGACGAGCGCGCGGCGGACATCCTGGAGGCGATGGACCCGGACGACGCCGCCGACCTGCTGTCCGAGCTGCCCGAGGGCGAGAAGGACCGGCTGCTGGAGCTGATGGAGCCGGAGGAGTCCGAACCGGTCCGGCGGCTGCTGGAGTACAGCTACGACACCGCGGGCGGGTTGATGACGCCCGAGCCCGTGGTCCTCGCGCCGGACGCGACCGTGGCCGAGGCCCTGGCGCACGTGCGCAACCCGGACCTCACGCCCGCGTTGGCCAGCATGGTGTTCGTGTGCCGCCCGCCGACGGCCACGCCGACCGGGCGCTACCTGGGCTGCGTGCACATCCAGCGGCTGCTCCGGGAACCGCCGTCCAGCCTGGTGGCGGGCGTCCTCGACCTCGACCTGGCCACGTTGTCGCCGAACGCGTCGCTGAGCGACGTGACCCGCTACTTCGCCGCGTACAACCTGGTGTGCGGGCCGGTCGTGGACGAGAGCGACCACCTGCTCGGCGCGGTCACCGTGGACGACGTGCTGGACCACCTGCTGCCGGCGAACTGGCGCGAGACGGGGCTGACCCATGCCTGA
- a CDS encoding aminoglycoside phosphotransferase family protein: MITVPEDFALTLGEGAPAWRARLPALATKFCAHWALTPDGPLLNGHVAVVLPVRRADGHPAVLKLTWLDTETRQEPLALEKWRGRGVVELLDHDDEHGALLLERLDHTHTLNHAPIEEALAVTGGLLRRLSVPAGAEFRRHIPDDLAEENAALGGPVPDAFVHLAQELGRSLAESAGNTLVNEDLHYENVLRGDREPWVMIDPKPLAGDPEFGVIPLLWNRFGEMDGERGLRDRFAALCDIAGLDVARARDWTFYRAVDNWLWGLDVGSADSAVRCEAIARALHPSSPAPSSTVERSGGPVSGLT; encoded by the coding sequence GTGATCACCGTCCCCGAAGACTTCGCGCTCACCCTCGGCGAGGGCGCGCCGGCGTGGCGCGCGAGGCTGCCCGCCCTGGCCACGAAGTTCTGCGCCCACTGGGCCCTCACCCCCGACGGCCCCCTGCTCAACGGCCACGTCGCCGTCGTCCTCCCGGTCCGCCGCGCCGACGGGCACCCGGCCGTCCTCAAGCTCACCTGGCTCGACACCGAGACCCGCCAGGAACCGCTGGCACTGGAGAAGTGGCGCGGCCGGGGTGTGGTGGAACTGCTGGACCACGACGACGAGCACGGCGCGCTCCTCCTCGAACGCCTCGACCACACCCACACGCTGAACCACGCGCCGATCGAGGAGGCCTTGGCCGTCACCGGCGGACTGCTCCGCCGGCTGAGCGTCCCGGCCGGCGCGGAGTTCCGCCGGCACATCCCGGACGACCTGGCCGAGGAGAACGCCGCGCTGGGCGGACCGGTGCCGGACGCGTTCGTTCACCTGGCCCAGGAGCTGGGCCGTTCGCTCGCCGAATCGGCCGGGAACACGCTCGTCAACGAGGACCTGCACTACGAGAACGTGCTGCGCGGCGACCGCGAGCCGTGGGTGATGATCGACCCGAAACCACTCGCCGGCGACCCCGAGTTCGGCGTGATCCCGTTGCTGTGGAACAGGTTCGGCGAGATGGACGGCGAACGCGGCCTGCGCGACCGGTTCGCCGCGCTGTGCGACATCGCCGGGCTGGACGTCGCCCGCGCCCGCGACTGGACGTTCTACCGCGCGGTCGACAACTGGCTGTGGGGCCTGGACGTGGGTTCGGCCGACTCGGCGGTGAGGTGCGAGGCCATCGCCCGCGCCCTCCACCCCTCGTCCCCGGCGCCCTCGTCCACTGTGGAACGCAGCGGTGGACCGGTCAGCGGACTAACCTGA
- a CDS encoding HpcH/HpaI aldolase/citrate lyase family protein — MVDQQRPRRSCLAVPGSSQKMIDKARTLPADQVFLDLEDACAPLAKPDARKTIVASLNEGGWGSRARVVRVNDWTTEWTYRDVTEVVEGAGANLDCVMLPKVQTAEQVHALDLLLTQIEKTMGYEVGRIGIEAQIENALGLINVNAIAVASPRVETIIFGPADFMASINMKSLVVGEQPPGYDVGDAYHYILMQILMAARAHDKLAIDGPYLQIRDVDGFKRVAGRSAALGFDGKWVLHPGQIDAANEVFSPKQEDYDHAENILDAYDYFTSEAGGKRGAVMLGDEMIDEASRKMALVISSKGRAAGMTRTNVWSPPEE; from the coding sequence GTGGTCGACCAGCAGCGTCCCCGTCGCTCGTGTCTGGCCGTGCCCGGCTCGAGCCAGAAGATGATCGACAAGGCTCGCACGCTGCCCGCGGACCAGGTGTTCCTCGACCTGGAGGACGCGTGCGCGCCGCTGGCCAAGCCGGACGCGCGCAAGACCATCGTGGCGTCGTTGAACGAGGGCGGCTGGGGCTCGCGCGCCAGGGTGGTCCGGGTCAACGACTGGACCACCGAGTGGACGTACCGCGACGTCACCGAGGTGGTGGAGGGCGCGGGGGCGAACCTGGACTGCGTCATGCTGCCCAAGGTGCAGACCGCGGAGCAGGTGCACGCGCTGGACCTGCTGCTGACGCAGATCGAGAAGACCATGGGGTACGAGGTCGGCCGGATCGGCATCGAGGCGCAGATCGAGAACGCCCTCGGTCTGATCAACGTCAACGCGATCGCGGTCGCCTCGCCGCGGGTCGAGACGATCATCTTCGGGCCGGCCGACTTCATGGCGTCGATCAACATGAAGTCGCTGGTCGTGGGCGAGCAGCCACCGGGCTACGACGTGGGCGACGCGTACCACTACATCCTGATGCAGATCCTGATGGCGGCCCGTGCGCACGACAAGCTGGCGATCGACGGGCCGTACTTGCAGATCCGCGACGTGGACGGGTTCAAGCGGGTGGCCGGCCGGTCGGCGGCTTTGGGCTTCGACGGCAAGTGGGTGCTGCACCCCGGTCAGATCGATGCGGCGAACGAGGTGTTCAGCCCGAAGCAGGAGGACTACGACCACGCCGAGAACATCCTCGACGCGTACGACTACTTCACGTCCGAGGCGGGCGGCAAGCGCGGCGCCGTGATGCTCGGCGACGAGATGATCGACGAGGCGTCCCGGAAGATGGCCCTGGTCATCTCGTCCAAGGGACGTGCCGCCGGCATGACCCGCACGAACGTGTGGTCGCCGCCGGAGGAGTGA
- a CDS encoding AAA family ATPase encodes MTDRELKSIEIEGYASIRSATVSLGRLNVLVGANGAGKSNFVRVFELLGRLVESDLGFFVGLNGGASALLNSTATRLRLALTGSIEQYEAVLVSASDDEFIFAHESVGWAVPVEVGRGNRETRLHETAETGVNQAASGMIDFLRGCRVYHFHDTSRNAPVKQLVPTADNLSLRNDAGNLAAVLLALIESGDSADQAAYRRIVGVIRQVAPFFRDFVLSAEKSDSVRLRWRQADSDAVFSANQMSDGTLRFVCLATLLLHPRLPSLVVLDEPELGLHPYAVVQLAGLLRQASVRSQVLIATQSVTLMNQFEIDDLIVVERVDGASEFIRPDRERLGEWLNEYSLGELWEKNLIGGRPGGST; translated from the coding sequence GTGACCGACAGGGAGCTGAAGTCCATCGAGATCGAGGGCTACGCCTCGATCCGGTCGGCAACGGTGTCCCTCGGCCGGCTCAACGTGCTGGTCGGCGCGAACGGCGCGGGCAAGAGCAACTTCGTGCGTGTGTTCGAGTTGCTGGGCAGGCTGGTCGAGTCGGATCTCGGCTTCTTCGTCGGCCTGAACGGCGGCGCGTCCGCGCTGCTCAACTCGACTGCCACTCGGCTTCGGCTGGCGCTGACCGGCTCGATAGAGCAGTACGAAGCAGTGCTCGTGTCAGCCAGCGACGACGAATTCATCTTCGCCCACGAATCCGTTGGCTGGGCGGTGCCGGTCGAGGTCGGCCGGGGGAACCGGGAGACGCGTCTCCACGAGACCGCCGAGACGGGGGTCAACCAGGCAGCCTCGGGAATGATCGACTTCCTGCGCGGCTGCCGCGTCTACCACTTCCACGACACGAGCCGGAACGCCCCGGTCAAGCAACTGGTGCCGACGGCCGACAACCTGTCGTTGCGCAACGACGCGGGCAACCTCGCGGCGGTCCTTCTGGCGCTGATCGAAAGTGGGGACAGCGCCGACCAGGCGGCGTACCGGCGGATCGTCGGCGTGATCCGCCAGGTCGCGCCGTTCTTCCGGGACTTCGTGCTGAGCGCGGAGAAGAGCGACAGCGTTCGCCTGCGGTGGCGGCAGGCCGACTCGGATGCCGTGTTCTCCGCCAACCAGATGTCCGACGGCACCTTGCGGTTCGTCTGCCTGGCGACCCTCCTGCTCCACCCGAGGCTCCCGTCGCTGGTCGTGCTGGACGAACCCGAACTCGGGTTGCACCCGTACGCCGTCGTCCAGTTGGCAGGGCTCCTGCGGCAGGCGTCGGTGCGCAGCCAGGTGCTTATCGCGACCCAGTCCGTCACGCTGATGAACCAGTTCGAGATCGACGACCTCATCGTGGTCGAGCGGGTCGACGGCGCCTCCGAGTTCATCCGACCGGATCGCGAACGGCTGGGCGAGTGGTTGAACGAGTACTCGCTGGGCGAGTTGTGGGAGAAGAACCTGATCGGGGGCAGGCCGGGCGGTAGCACGTGA
- a CDS encoding DUF4276 family protein — MADRPSGDVYQRVEHVERALAAAFGDRRLRPNLVLHELEAWVFAAADELGVLLGDELAALLRRDVLTAGGPEMVDDRPETAPSKRLLAYCPTYLKTSDGPLAIAELGIGKLRAQCPHLDAWLRTLAE; from the coding sequence ATGGCCGATCGGCCGTCAGGCGACGTCTACCAGCGGGTTGAGCACGTCGAACGGGCGCTCGCCGCGGCGTTCGGGGATCGTCGGCTTCGTCCGAACCTGGTTCTCCACGAGCTGGAGGCGTGGGTTTTCGCCGCTGCCGACGAACTCGGAGTCCTGCTCGGGGACGAACTGGCTGCGCTGCTGCGGCGCGACGTACTGACCGCAGGCGGTCCGGAAATGGTCGACGACCGACCCGAGACCGCGCCGTCGAAGCGTCTGCTCGCGTACTGCCCGACCTACCTCAAGACGTCTGACGGACCCCTCGCCATCGCAGAGCTCGGGATCGGGAAGTTGCGCGCGCAGTGCCCGCACCTCGACGCGTGGCTGCGGACGCTGGCGGAGTGA
- a CDS encoding DUF4190 domain-containing protein, whose amino-acid sequence MSHPHYQQPGYYPPRRMNGMAIAALITAVLCAPVGIVLGVVARKQIRQTGEEGWGMATAGMIIGVVLTVLWALAFVLWVVLAVWLYREIGDMPLPR is encoded by the coding sequence ATGTCGCACCCGCACTACCAGCAGCCCGGCTACTACCCGCCCAGACGCATGAACGGCATGGCCATCGCCGCACTGATCACCGCGGTCCTGTGCGCCCCGGTCGGCATCGTGCTCGGCGTCGTGGCGCGCAAGCAGATCCGGCAGACCGGTGAGGAGGGCTGGGGCATGGCGACCGCCGGCATGATCATCGGCGTGGTGCTGACCGTGCTCTGGGCGCTGGCGTTCGTGCTCTGGGTCGTGCTGGCCGTGTGGCTGTACCGGGAGATCGGCGACATGCCGCTCCCGCGCTGA